One region of Pagrus major chromosome 5, Pma_NU_1.0 genomic DNA includes:
- the LOC140996551 gene encoding lymphocyte antigen 6B-like, with amino-acid sequence MKVFGVLVLLATLSAAYGLRCYICASANPNSCTTVQTCPAGFDRCSNIVIGDVVTRSCYKSAECVSGTDCCSTDLCNGAIPTGSSVLLLLVSSAITSFFL; translated from the exons ATGAAGGTTTTTGGAGTTCTGGTCCTCCTGGCGACTCTGTCTGCAG CATATGGACTGAGATGCTACATATGTGCCTCGGCCAACCCAAACTCCTGCACAACTGTCCAGACATGCCCTGCCGGCTTCGACCGCTGTTCCAATATCGTCATAGGCG ATGTCGTCACACGGAGCTGCTATAAAAGCGCTGAATGTGTAAGCGGCACTGATTGCTGTTCAACCGACTTGTGTAACGGCGCCATACCCACTGGCTCCAGTGTGCTCCTCCTGCTGGTGTCCTCAGCCATCACCTCATTCTTTCTCTGA